CAGGAAAGCAGAAGTTCTTgagccaaaaatataaataaataaaatacaaataaagaaagaaagcggAAGCTCACAGTTTGCACCATCCGTTCTAAGTTCCTGAATTTAGGaggaatttaatttaatgatgtCTCCGATTCAGGAAAACCAACTGGAATCTGTGTCTATAAGCTCACCTTTTTCTCCCTGTTATGCATAAATATGGACCAAGTATGATCTGCAAAAGTTGTTTGATAGTGGTCAAATAATTGATACTTTAAAATGCTTGACAAcatttggttttattttttgtgcttGCAGTTACCACGACAATGCATTTGTCGCATCTCGTGCTTTGCACATTGTAAACGCTCTGAATACTTCTGCTACATTCCAATTGCTGGAGATGTTTTTTAAGCAGCAGGTTGGTATTACTCACACTAATGCCTTGGCTATCTGTTAGGGAATCTCTGCTCTTGCTTTGCTTGCTGGGACATAAAACcccattttatgaatatttaacTGCAGCATCATCGTCTAGTTATTCTTATTGCACTTATGCTGTGATCAATGCGTTGAGTTTGATTGACACTATTTGCAATTGATGGACTTCACTCCTTGAAGTAGCTTTAGTAGAACAATTTATCCCTGTTGCATGCATTGGATGCACTACTGTCAAAACTCTAAAGTCAGGCTGCAAGATCCTTATGCTGCTGTTGGACTCTTGGACTTTGTTGCCCTAAACCTATCTTGCTCCATTTCTGGGTTTCTGCAGAGATTTAGTGAGTCCCTATTATGCTGATTGAATGGTTCCTTTGACTGGAGTTGAGGTTAGAATAGAGAACTAGGTTACAGAGGAACTCTCATGGTGTATATGTAAGAGAAGATTGTTAGATGCATGACTATGGCATCTAGCAAGATCTACCCACCACATGACTTTTATGATTGATTTCCCAGCATGTGTTCATCTGGTAGATCTAATGGTGCATAATTCCTTCTTCAATCCTGCCTCTTCAAATATACCTTGTTTCTGCACTATCTTTGTTGTGAGCCTGATTGAATCCGGAACGTGAGAGAAGTCAAAAGGTGGTAGTTGACGATGTTTCTGCCAATGAATACATCATCCTTCAATATGGTAAGCGCAAGGAATTCTTCCCTATGTAACATGTCACTGACTAAATTTCATCCATGCAATGAAACAGGAAACATTCTACAATGACCAGACAAAGAACATGTCAAGGGCTGCTATTGTGAAATCTGTCGTGATATTTGCCTCGCAAGTGGTTGGGAACTCCCACTACTCTAGCATAGCATCGGGCTTCAACGACCGGCAAACTGATCTCAAAACAAGGGTATCTTTCAAGGTAAAAACAGACCAAccaccttttcttttgccattaataaataaaatcatagcCTTAACAAGACAACTCGCATTACCTTTGAAAGATTCATATCTATTATCAGGGGTCCATCATTTCCTGATACGTTTCCATATATGCTTTTGCTGTGCAGTATAGTACTTCGAAAGGAGTGTCTGCAACTCCGTCATTCTTCCTAAACGGATTCTTACTGCCCAATGCTGGCTCCCCTATAGATTACAATAAATGGAGGAGCTTTATCGATCCACTGATTGCTGCACAGGGACAAAGGAAATAGGAAACCATTCACTTTTCCGAGCGAAAAAATCCAGTTCTACAATATATCACAGTATGTTGTACTTTGCTCGATATGCGTTTAATTCTGTTTCTGTAGAGAAGCAGAGCTTCCGGGTTCTCTCGGTTGAATGCAGTCATCTATCTGACTAGTAAAGTTCTGGTTATCACACTCTTGACTTGCGAAATATGTCACTAAACATAAACATGGTCTTAGTAACAAGTGTCTTATTACTTGATAGTAGGAAAGATCGCGTGTTGAACTGCTTTAGACGTTGATAAGAGAGACAATCCGAATGGTGAAagaaagtcaaatttccaatgAGGGGGACTGCTTGCGCCT
The window above is part of the Eucalyptus grandis isolate ANBG69807.140 chromosome 6, ASM1654582v1, whole genome shotgun sequence genome. Proteins encoded here:
- the LOC104450446 gene encoding uncharacterized protein LOC104450446 is translated as MAMPSALSFLLLFSAVAVGVIAQPLPPPRHDGFVYTDHRVDPDTVVVEAFLDPVCPDSRDAWPPLKQALQYYGPRVWLVVHLLPLPYHDNAFVASRALHIVNALNTSATFQLLEMFFKQQETFYNDQTKNMSRAAIVKSVVIFASQVVGNSHYSSIASGFNDRQTDLKTRVSFKYSTSKGVSATPSFFLNGFLLPNAGSPIDYNKWRSFIDPLIAAQGQRK